The window tcaatatttttgtataaaaaatagGATTCTATCAAAGAAGTATATCAATCTACTAGTGATAACAAACTATTGTTGATATACCGCTATGACTAATATATTTCTATCACCGATATCTATTAGTGATGGCacactatcaataatataatttaaaaagtgataaaattttatcaccCTATGTTTTTTATCAACACAAACTAATATgttgatatataaaataaaatatgtagcattaaagttaaaatgtgtttttgaTAAAAGTCCGTCCACGGTagatttctatcattgattgatgaatatgttgattttattttcatcaaaaaataaaaagaaatgtgagtttattattgtttaattggTATTTAGTTTATGTACTATTGTTAGTGTGATTTTGTGTTATTGATTAAAAGTATATGATCTgcaattgattttatttactGATAGTCTTGAagtgatataagtctatcattCAATCACAACGTTTATCactaaaaaaactttagtatttattattattttaagaggtggacaaggaaaaataaattatgaaaaagtaaGCAAACACAAAAAATGGGACACGACATTCTTGTGACAACATCTTTAATAGATTAATATATcaatctattagtgatagactcATATCAGTAGAGTGAaacaagtctatcaacgatacaCTAACATCACCGATAgactaaaatatgaaaattttagtgaTAGATTTAGACTAATAGAGTGAAAATGagtctatcgatgatagactAACatctctaataaaataaaatataaatttattagtgaCAAACACACATCAATAGAAGTGAGacgagtctatcagtgataaactaaaatataaatctattagtgatagattcATATCAAGAAAGTGAGACAACTTTATCAGTGATGGACTAACAACATTCATATACTAAAATACAAGTCTTCGACGATATAGACTTGTATAAGTAAACTGAGTGAGCttatcataaatttatatttatgagaGGAGaattaccaaaatttaaagtttgaatatgcaattaaaattgtaaaatatagatagagagagagaggaagaaattgATATATGACATAGTGATGGGGCGAAGAAAGTGAAAGGGTGTGGTTTTCATAAAGCGACtcttctacaaattttaggGTCGTTAGGGCACAAAAAACGTCCCATGCAGATGCAAAGATAAGTTGATAACCCTCTTCATCTAATAAATCTCACATCCGACATGTCGGCCTGGAAATACGTgcacaatattttaaaaaacgcTATATCGTTCTACCTCTACATGCCCCCTTCCCAGTTCCCAACAACTTCCCCTCTTCAGAGTCACGTGCATTGTTTCCTATTTCGTCCCTTATCCCTCAGACACCCCTACCCCCTCCTCACGTGCCTCAACCATGCCTTgcttttattcatttctaccaatattttgtttcgtttttattctatattttttttaattgttccAACTTATTTAATGTAGTTTTAAGATTGActtaaagtatataaaaaaaaatgaaggggAATGAATgatatagaaaatgatatttgtAATTGTCATGGAGGACCCAAATTAGGGAAGTGTATTAAGCATTAAATCATGGGCAACACGTGGCCGGGAGATGTGCTCCTAAATGTAATTGGTCTCACTTTCGGTGCTCCTATATCCATCACTACAaacactttcatttttttttcttcaattgttattattatttactttaataaCGTACATATCATCAAACGTTTATATTTATGGTAGTTGGAGAGATgttaatttagaaattcatCATTTGCATTTTTAAAGATCCGAGAATTATAATGTTacatggaaagaaaaataaaatttgtgtgTTTATACTCTCTTTGCTACCATACAATGAATCACACAATCACTCTCAGCCACAAATGTCCACTTTGCCACGTGTGAGGCtgttgttctttttgtttttaatcaaTACTTTTCAGTAAAacacataattaaacaaaagaagaatagTTATGAGATTAAACAAACTATTAGATGTTTAAACATAGGCTCCATAACCAATTAAGTTATTAGCTATTGATTTTAGTAAAACCAAAATCACTTTTGCACTAGAAATTAACTAcacctaaatattttcttctaaaactaCTACTCCTAATCACGatcactttttcaaatatagagaGATTGATGTGTAAGagtaaaagtatataatatgggaaatggaaagaaagttaaacaaagaaggattgtttttattgtgaaatccaattatttgttaataataatagattaGAAGAGCATAAAGGAATCCAACCTGATCTCTCACTTATGGCAACAACATAACCGtcgaaattaaataataagactctaattttaatatataataaataaacaatgacAGTTAAAGTTCAAACACAGACTCCGTTCCCTTCTTCACTTTCCATGCCGCCCTACAACTCCACCTTTTCATTCTATAAATTCCCTAAATCCCTACCACTTAATTCTACCCTTCCTTCTTCATCTATAAATTACTGCATTTCCATTGTTTTACAGAGAGATGAAGCTTGggatttccattttcattcttcttcttcttcttcttctacctCTAGCAAAACCAGATGAAGGCTTTGTAAGCACTAAAGGGCAACAACTGATTCTGAATGGATCTCCATTTTACGCCAATGGGTTCAATGCCTATTGGTTAATGTACTTCGCTTCAGACCCATCACAGGCACCTAAAGTCTCCTCTGCTTTTCAACAAGCCGTCAATCACGGTCTCTCCATTGGAAGAACTTGGGCCTTTAACGATGGCGGATACAGCCCTTTACAGTATTCTCCAGGACAATACAATGAGAAGATGTTCCAGGTTCTTTGAttccattgatttttttttgtatttgcgctgtttttcatcttttgttaAGTGAGGAATGGGTTTTTGTTAGGGGTTGGATTTTGTGGTAGCGGAGGCAAGGAAATATGGGATTAAGCTGATTCTGAGTTTGGTGAATAATTATGCAAGTATGGGAGGGAAAAAACAGTATGTGGAATGGGCGAGAAGCCAGGGGCAGGCTATTTCTTCTGAGGATGAGTTCTTCACTAATCCTGTTGTGAAAGGGTTCTACAAGAATCATATTAAGGTAAAAATCAGAATGCCTGATCAAATTTTTTGTTCTGATTTCTAAACTTTCGTTTTGGATTTTTCTGTTCTGTTGGTTGATTGAAGCTTTAAAATGGGGTTGTGAatgatttttaacttttatgcACTGAGCTTGTGAGGGATTGGCGGATGAAAAGTGGAAATGGAGTGGTTGGAGTTctggagaagaaagaaagagtggTTGGGGATTGGAATTAGGTCATTTACAGAGGAGAGTAATTGTGGAAGTTTTTCTGAAACGATTTCCATTGGTGGACGTTCTTTAATCATTACGTTAGAAGATTGAGCTTaccctaattttattttcaattgattGAAACATAAAGGTgaagttttgttaatttgatttatatatactttattagTTGAATTTGGTGATGTTTATCATTTGTTTGTAttatatgtaatattttaGGATGAAAAGTGACTTTATTTACGTAGTTGACCAAATTGTGATTTCCACCTTTTATGACTTTATTGTGATTTCCACCTTTTATGGaaactttttttaagtttttcttttcctttctttaattttcaaacttgacaggtaataaattgaattaatagAAATTGGTATGAAATTCAATGATAAAGTGCATTTGCTTTATAGTCCCCCTTCTTTGCACCGATTACCATATCTATCAAATGGCAAGCATGGCATAGCTATTTAGTTACAAAATCTCTCTTCGATTCCAAACCCTTTTACTCaatatggaaaagaaaagcatgatttataaatactGATAATTTCGTTTgtaaaatactttaaaatgtatatagaGCATTTTGACAAGAGTCAATAGCATTACCGGAGTAGCTTATAAGGATGATCCAACAATAATGGCTTGGGAACTCATGAACGAGGCCAGGTGCCCTTCAGATCCTTCAGGAAACACCATTCAGGTTCTCACTACCAATTTCCTCCTTTCTCgcttttaatttcaatttcactcgttacaaaaacaatttgaCTTTTAAAGTGATTCAAATaagtgtttataaatatttaaaaaatcaatctaaaaAGGTCATTTTAAGTTGACATAGCCatagtttaaaaagaaaagttgtatGAATGAATTGAAATGATGGCCAGGGATGGATTAAAGAAATGGcatcatatttgaaatcaatCGATGGGAAACACCTATTAGAAGCTGGTTTGGAAGGTTTCTATGGGCAATCAAAGTATCAATGGAATCCAAACTTTCAAGTGGGAACAGATTTCATTGCAAACAATCAAATACCTGAAATTGACTTTGCTACAGTCCATTCATATCCTGACCaatggtaaaaagaaaattcccCTATTTGCTTCTTTTTGGGATCTTTATTCTCCAACTAGCTAAAATGAAATGGGTGATTTCTACTTATGTTGTAGGTTATCTGGTTCTAGTTATGAGAATCAGCTTTCATTCCTCAACAC of the Cucumis sativus cultivar 9930 chromosome 3, Cucumber_9930_V3, whole genome shotgun sequence genome contains:
- the LOC101221789 gene encoding mannan endo-1,4-beta-mannosidase 7; its protein translation is MKLGISIFILLLLLLLPLAKPDEGFVSTKGQQLILNGSPFYANGFNAYWLMYFASDPSQAPKVSSAFQQAVNHGLSIGRTWAFNDGGYSPLQYSPGQYNEKMFQGLDFVVAEARKYGIKLILSLVNNYASMGGKKQYVEWARSQGQAISSEDEFFTNPVVKGFYKNHIKSILTRVNSITGVAYKDDPTIMAWELMNEARCPSDPSGNTIQGWIKEMASYLKSIDGKHLLEAGLEGFYGQSKYQWNPNFQVGTDFIANNQIPEIDFATVHSYPDQWLSGSSYENQLSFLNTWLNDHIQDAQNILHKPVLFAEFGKSTKYSGADQRDQLFNAVYSAVYSSARGGGAAIGGMFWQLLVEGMDSFRDGYEVVLSESPSTANLITQESRRLIHIRRMYAKLRNIEKWKRAKEMKRAQWEASRGGNNSPGN